ATTTGCATGAAGGGTGGGATCAATGCGTTGTCCACATGGATATTAAATCCAGCAATGTAATTCTTGATTCCAACTTCAATGCTAAACTAGGGGATTTTGGACTGGCTAGGCTCGTAGATAATGAGAGAGGGTCACAAACAACTAATGTAGCTGGTGCCATGGGGGGAAGGCTAGTGGAAGGGGAGAAAGGGACACAAACAACCAATGTAGCTGGAACCAAGGGATACATGGCACATGAATATGTTATTACTGGGAAGGCTAGCAAAGAATCTGATGTCTATAGTTTTGGAATTGTTCTCTTAGAAATTTCTTGTGGGAGAAAGGCCGTTGAGAGGACAGTTAACCCAAGTGAAAAAAGTTTGGTACAATGGGTTTGGGAACTCTACGGAAGAGGAAAACAGCTGGAAGCAGCTGACCCAAGTGATGCTATGGATTTGGACAAGCAACAAATAGGGTGCATGATTGTTGTTGGGCTGTGGTGTTCTCAACAAGATTCCGATCTCCGGCCTTCTATTGGGCAAGCTATTAATGTTCTCAAATTTGATGCTCCACTGCCCATTCTCCCATATCGGAGGGTGCTTGTTTCTTCTCCATTCAACATGAATAAATTCTCGATTACATCAACGCATGGTTCTTCAGAATGTAATACAAGTAATAAACAACGTTCGTCCGGCAGCAACGCCACTGATTTCTGTGTTTTAAACAAATcatctccttcatcttctcccTCGGCATACCTCTTGTATAATACACGTTAAGAAAATTGTAATGTATTGAGTTTAAGAATGCAGTTCTTTTCCCTCCAGTTTCTTTTTTAGTATAGTTAACTGcagatgttttttattttctagtaCAGATAGGCTTCCTTGCTGATTGCAATCCCGAAGGTGGGGTGTCTTGTCttcttatttttggattttcgtttttaataatattatccTTTTAGCAAGAAAAGTAATTGTTTTGATCAGATGCAAATTTTCAGGCTCTTTGTCTCCTGGTACTCCTACCTTACCCTCTCAGTGGTCCTGGCTGTTCTTATTTGCTTGcgctacattttttttttcctatttgtgtTGTTGAGTTCTAGTTCTAAAATTGCTTTTTACAGGATTTTTCTGTGGCTTTGTTGTTGGGTTTTTTCGTTTCTTTTTATacgttctttcttttttcaaatattatgtagaattttcttccttctttactGGATTAGAAtaaggaaaggagaagaaattcaGGAAATTATGGATGGAGAGTGATTCAAGTACAGTGGTAGCTTCAATTCAAAATGGGAATATCCCATGGAAGTTTCAGCAAAAATGAATTTATTTCCAAACTTATCTTAGCTCAATTTATTGATGGATTACCCATttttatagggaaaaaaatgtgatgGTCAATTCGATTGCGAAGGATTGTGCTAAAACTCAAAATTTCTGTTATTAGTCATCATGTCCAAGTTGTGCCTATCATGATATATTATGGGATAGTTTGGACAGACCTCGTTACCAGTTTGATTGATTGTCTATTGACACTTTAGTGTCTAAAATCTCATTAGTTTATTTGGCTAAAGGATGCTTCTGATGGCAATGCTAAAGGTGGCCCCTTTGGTCAAATCTTGAGGTTCTTGAGCTCGCTTGATGGTTATGATGAAGATGGCACCTTGAGGCCTTCTGTGTATTTATtcaaaccaaactaaaccacTATTGGGAAGTGAATTGGGATTTTTGGAATCAGTAAAAATCAAACTTACCGGACCGACTGAATTGCATGACTGAAAGAAATTAGCAATGGGAGGAAAATATGCCTTTCAAAAAGATACCATTCACATGAAGAGTGGCACCCTGTAAGATGATAATTCCAACGTCATTAAATGGAATACCCCATATCAAGCCATGGGATTCTAGTGAAATTatgatcttttttctttttttaatttcattgtcCTTGAGGACATGGACACTTGAAGGGGGAACAAATATTACGTGAAGAATAGATTTATATTCTTTTATGTATTAACAATGTAATAGGGGAGATAGTTCTTATGTGGGCTGAATGGGTGGACATGGATGGTTAAGAAACGGATATAAGAAGTTGTAATTAGGTGCAACTAGTGGGAGGTGTAGGAAGTAACTAGTAGGAACGTGGCTTCTCTATGGTCTATTTATTTAGTAAGAGATAATGAAGGAGTTAGAAATTAAATCCCTAAATTTCCTCTACGACAAAGGTAGTATTCCTTTCCCTATCTTTGCTcctatcttttctattttttttttattttcttttcccaccctattttctctcatctcccaTTTTATGTACGTAACAGGACCTCTATCAAATAGGTAAGaaattgaaaaaccaaaaaaaaaactatttttatgaATATTGAAATATTTGTATTGACACCAAACCGATCAACCATCCCTGAACACATCCCCTAAATCTATGGATCGAAATTTAGTCAAATTGTCGAACATATTACCAGTAGAGCCTCCTGGCCAGGGAGATAGCAATGCTGTTATTCTCCCTTGAAACAAACTAGAAAGTACAAGAAACAAAGAAGGTAGACAAGTGAAGGACATCTTTAAGGACGGATCTTATTTCCATTGGTGAGTTTACACTTTGCCATTGAAACTAGGTGATAACATCCTATTATCATAAACCAACACAGAAAGAACTTAGAGACATTAACCTCCGACCAGTTGTCTTTCCAAATCAGGAAAAATAGCTCtaatcttcaatccatttgtAAATTCTGAGGACCTATATGTCCCAAGGAACTTCCAAACCATACCAAGCCAAAAAGGTTTAATGGTTTGGCTTCAGTTGGGCTCATTAGCACACTGAAATTGGACCAAGCCGAAATTTTTTATACCAGTGTGTTGTGTCTTTTATTtcgatttattttatttcttatttattataaatcattattTCATGCTTCCAGTGGCATTGTTGTAAATAAGGCATTATTTGGTAGCCTaggttttattttataatttaatttgttttgttgACCCGGACTTGACCCCTACAAACCAAAATCCGACCCAGACAAATCCAAACATAAGGCAATTCTAATCCTACCTAAGAAAACCCAAACATTAGCAAATGGTGACTTGGAGTTTTATTATTTTACGACTTAGTCTACTTTCATCTCTCAAAGCGTCAATTCATTTGCTTCTATGTTCTACTAATTATattgcacccaaaaaataaacataaaaacg
This genomic stretch from Macadamia integrifolia cultivar HAES 741 unplaced genomic scaffold, SCU_Mint_v3 scaffold359, whole genome shotgun sequence harbors:
- the LOC122068224 gene encoding serine/threonine-protein kinase PBL27-like, which produces MDIKSSNVILDSNFNAKLGDFGLARLVDNERGSQTTNVAGAMGGRLVEGEKGTQTTNVAGTKGYMAHEYVITGKASKESDVYSFGIVLLEISCGRKAVERTVNPSEKSLVQWVWELYGRGKQLEAADPSDAMDLDKQQIGCMIVVGLWCSQQDSDLRPSIGQAINVLKFDAPLPILPYRRVLVSSPFNMNKFSITSTHGSSECNTSNKQRSSGSNATDFCVLNKSSPSSSPSAYLLMSSRKGKETTSSSKRRKTTTSRARNATLGSSSSWARPVRNPPVDPIDFDGSLFHNTEAAVAWSIFSTRSIMMEKTIVTDDFSAYHMLERFTTLGWQSILHPDSPCHEDFVWYFYCNLEVSFRDGEYSLTSLVKGVDIILMVDLLAAILGISAEGAHFYNPPRIKAVGMGLSIKMQESIFET